The DNA segment AGAAATTTTGTGTACTTTTTCTCAACCAAGTTTCTGTCATGTTTGTTTCCTATTTTACTATTCTTTTCATGAAAGAGGAAAAGCTATTTATACCtttattggtgtgtgtgtgtgtgtgtctgtttgagacaaggtctcacgctaccacccaggcgggagtgcagtgatgtaatcttggcccacagcagcctcgacctcccaggctcaagcaatcctcccacctccacctcctgagtagctgggactacaggcacgcgccaccacaccggctaatttttaaatttgacacATAAGTTGTTTAGACGTGTCTGCTTTAATATCCAAAagtctgggccgggcgtggtggctcacgcctgtaatcccagcactttgggaggctgagacaggcacatcatgaggtcaggagatcgagaccatcctggctaacacggtgaaaccccgtctctactaaaaatacaaaaaattagccgggtgtggtggcgggcgcctgtagtcccagctactcaggaggctgaggcaggagaatggcgtgaacccaggaggtggagcttgcagtgagccaagatcgcgccactgcactgcagcctgggcgacagagcgagactccatctcaaaaaaaaaaaaaaattccaaaagtcTGGGCTTTCTcgaattctctcttttctttcttttatttattttgagacagggtcttgctctgtcactcaggctggagtgcagtggcacaatcatagctcatggtaacctcaaactcctgggctcaagtgatcctcccacctcagcagccCCAGTaactgggaacacaggcatgagccaccacatctggctaatttttgtatttttggtagagtcagggttttgccgtattgcccaggctgacctcaaactcctgggctgaagcaaccctcccgcctctgcctcacaaaaggctgggattactggtgtgagccactgcacccgaccgatacatgtttattttattaatattatttttttgagacggagtctcattctgtagcccaggctggagtgcagtggtgccatctcagctcactgcaatctctgcctcctgggttcaagcaattctcctgcctcagcctcccgagtagctgggactacaggcgcccgacaccacgcctggctaatttttgtatttttagtagagacggggttttaccatgttggccaggctggtctcaaactcctggcctcgggtgatccacccacctcggcctcccaaagtgctgggaccacaagcatgagccactgcgcccggcctagtctTCTTTATAGCATTAAGAGATCATGCTTTTCATGGAGTAAGGAACTATAAATACCACTCCTTGTTCATGTTTCCagaaatctcttttatttctttagatataTAAAACACTGTTACTTTATATTCTCTCTGATAATTCTAGTATCTGGGTCTAGAGTCAATCTGTTGCTTCTGCTGGGTCTCATAGTGTATTGTTTCCTTGTGgtgtttatgaatttttaaacctggatctctcattttctttctttcttttttttttttgtagagatggggtctctcactgcgttgcccaggctgctctggaactcctggcctcaagtgctgggattccaggcgtgaaccaccacgcccggctgagatGTTCCTTTTCCTTGGAACTTGATCAACACAAAATCCTGAGGCCTGGTGTGGGTGTGTTCCTCTGGGGCAGATTCTCAACTGGGGACACTTCTGCCCCCAAGGACACATTTCAACATCCTGAGACATTTCCGGGTGTCATCACAGTGTGCACGCACGTGTATGTACCTGCACACGCTACTGGCACCTCGCGGATAGAGCCCAGGGACGCTGCTCACATCCTGCACGGAGACTGACCCGCCCAGCGTCCTAGGGCAGGCTCCAGGCAGGGTCTGCATGTGCCTCTGCCAGCCACCTAGACCCTGCCAGCCGGGGCCTTTAAATTCTCCCCTCGTGGTCTCCAGGGCCACTCACTAGCCTGATTTCAAGCTGTAAACTGGGAGGACCTATTTCTTTTCACCTTGCACGGAACACCAAGGCTGAAAGGCAGTTTTTCCGGAGGTGCCAGCCTGTCTCACATTTCCGCTTCAGCTGCGGGGTCCAGCTCTATGTGGGCGGTCTCCTGATGAAGTCACCCCGGGACAGACACTGTTCTGTCTCCTGCTTCCAGTCCAGTAAAGATGCCAGGATCCCCCAGGGCATGGCAGGCACCCTCAAAGGCAGACGTGGGGAGGCCCTGGTGGGCAGACCCCAGCCTGCTGACGGGGGGCTTCTCCCTGGCTGCCACTGGCCCACCCACTGCGCTGCAGTCCACCTGGTGCTGGGGCTGTGGGGCACAGGCCCTCAGGACCTGCACCCTTTCctgcccaggaggtccaggcctGACATCCTTATGTCCCCTGGAAAGCCCACTCCCATCTTCAGGGTAGGAGGGCAGCTGCATGCTGGGCTGACTTGGGCCTGTCCTGGGACACCCCTGCAGACCAGGTGCAGCAGGGAATGTGGCTCTGTGGGGTTGCTGTGGGCAGGTTAGCATGGAGCTGGGCTCCGGAAGGGAGTTGCCACGCTGCCTGCCAGGGCCCCTCCTCTGAGACAGGTGCCTTGTGGGACAGTGTACCAAAGTGCCCTGGACACGAGGGGGCCCTGCGCCCCCCACGCACTGACCCCGCATCGGAGGCCCTGCGCCCCACACACACTGACCCCGCATCGGCATCGGGGGCCCTGCGCCCCCCACGCACTGACCCCGCATCGGGGGCCCTGGGCTGCAGAACCCATCGATGCTGTTGCCGTGCCCCTGGTTCTGGTGACACTGGGACCCTCCAGGTTGGGCTGAGCAGGGCCCCCCCACCAGTGCGTACTCCAGCACCAGCGGGAGTGGGCCTGGGCAGGGGCTGAGGGAGTGACACCCAAGGggacctgccccagcctcctcctgtACCCTGGGGGTTCTCGTTTTCCTTGGCTGAGGGAGGTGGCCTCTCCCAGCTGAAACCTGGGGACAGGCTGGGCGTGAGAGCAAAGGGGGGTGAGCAGGACCCCAGGCCTTGGAAATCCTGAGTCGGGGGAACAGGCTTTGCCTATGACGTGCCTGGGAGCTGTCTGGGGGCCCTCCTGGGGAGCCAGGCTCACAGGATGTTGTGTGGGACTCAACGTGGGGCAACGTCCCGGCCAAGAGGGGGAAGGCCATCACCCCAGGGTCTGTGGGAGGCACATGCAGGCCAAGCTCTCGCCCACCCGGCGTGCCGATCCGCTGCAGCCAGGGTCCCTCAGCCTTGGCCAGAACCTGAAGTCCGACCGCTATCCCTGGGGCTCCCCAGCCAGGCAGGCACCCCCCGCTTACAGGCCGTCCCCACCCCCTCCATCTACTTCCGTCCGTCCGAGCTACAGCCACCTCGTCCTGGTGCCCTGGTTGAGCGGGAAGCTGCCCTTGGACCCGCGTCGGAGCCGCCCCGCGCCCTCTGCTGCCCGTTGTTGGAAGTGCAGCCTGGCGTGGGCAGTGCCTTTCCCTGAAGATGGGACCCAGGGCGGCACCGCTGGAAACGGGGGGACGCTAACTCATGGAGGGGTACCCCACTGTCCACTGACAGCGGCAGTAGTAGCTGCGGACTATGCGGACTCAAGAGAGCCCCAGCCCATGTCAGCACCAGGAGCCAAAACGGAGTCAAGCGCTCGGTGCGGGGACCAGCCGGGGGCAGGCCTGGGGAGCCCATCTGGCAAGGGCGGCAGGAAGGCGCCCACTCCGGGACTGTGCCTGGGCCTGCCGGGGGTCTCCAGCCAGAGAGGGTGGGTGCGATGGGGCGCCCACCCTCGAAGGGCTGAGTGCCAGGCTGGCCCTGGGGGCCCACGCGGCCCACAAGGACTAGATGAAGGTGGAATCCAGAGGTCCCCCGTCCTGCTGGCTCAGGGCGCGGGCCTCAAACAGCTGCTTAATGAGCGCCGACTTCTCCTGCTCCAGCTGCGTGATGCGCTCACTCTTCTCGGTCACCTCCTGGGCAGGTGCACAGTTGGTCAAGGCCTGCGGGgcctcacccccacccctgcacccCTCCCGCGCCTGCCCTACCTGGGTGAGGAGTCGGTTCTGCTCCTTCAGCATGAGGATGGTCTGCTGCTGCCAGACCGGGGGTGAGGTGGAcgtcagggcagggcaggggggcCCGGAGGAGGACGGGGGCAGGGCCTGCGGGAGGGCAGGATTAGGCAGGCCTGGACGAGGGCGGGGAAGCACTAAACTGGCCTGGGCCCCAGCGTGGGTGTGGGGGTTTGGGGTACACTCACCCGGCTGGCACAGGCTGCAGCCAGCAGCTCCCCCAGGCACCGGGCCACCTCTTGTACCTTGGGCAGTAGCCGCCCCAGTGGGCGGGGGCTCCCTGCAGCCCCAAAGTCCTGGGAAGAAAGCAGAGGACAAGCGGTCAGAGAGGAGGTCCAGCCGGGGCCAGCAAGGTGCCTTGATAGGGGTTCCCACAGGtggctctcctgcctcctgatGCTGCAGAGAGCCTAGAGGGTCCCAGGGGCattgctgaggtgggaggtctgCCCAAGACACCTTAGGCCCTAGGAGTGGGGCAGCCACAGGCGGAGAAAGGGATGTCTCAGCATCCTGGGTGGAATCGACAGCCACTGTGTCCGGGAATAGGGGCAGCCACAATGCCCAAGGGTGCCTGGGGTGAGCTGGGGTCCCCATGTGTGGGGATCTGGGGACAGGGCTGTGGCACTCACGGCGCTGGCTCTGCTCTGGCCCAGGCGGCGCTGGCGCTCCTGCACTCGTTGCAGCTGCTGCTGGTACCAGTCGCGGCCCCGCGCCATCATCTCCAAACCCTGCAGCAGCACCTCCTTCTCCTGCTCCAGCTCCTTCATCTGCTTCAGCTGCAATACGTGCATTTACATGGAATGCCTGGCCCCAGTGAGCACGCACACGTCCACACATGCATGAGCTCACCTGTGGGTGGGCACCAGAGCCACAGACACAAATGCAGCAGCACGTGTACACGTTTGCAAACACCCACGGACGCACGCTTCTGCTGACACCTGCATGTGTGAGCCCCATAGGCCCATTTGGAGCAGGAGCCCCGTTCCTCCTGCTGAGGGGTCTTGGCCTTTCTTAGCCCCTCCACTCAGGCTtccctgggggaggggtgacGGACCCTTCAGCTGAGCCCACCCTCCCGAAGTCTGCCTGTGGTGAGCACACAGCTGGGAAGCCAGACTGGCTTGCAGCAGCAACCTCGTGAGGCGGGCTGGGCAGCCACCATAGCTGCCCTAAACGACCTCTTGACCTCCCTCTGCCTGACCCTGGGCCATCCCTCCAGGGGAGTCAAGCCCAGGTAGGGAGAGAGATGTCCAGAGCTGACTGTACTTCCGCCATGGACTCCCCCAGGCTCAAGGCCCCCCTGCTCCCATCCCggcctccagcctccaggcaAGATGGAGAGCCCCACAGAGCCCCAGTCCCTGCTCACCAGGCCGCAGTCCACGCCGCTGGCGATGGTGTGCCTCCGACGTTCCCCTCGGGCACGGGGAGCCCGCCGGGCATCCCCTGAGTCCGCCTCCAGGGCCCTGCACGCCACTGCACCTGTTATGGAGAGGCATGGGCCTGGCTCACctccagacctgcctggccagGCTCTGCTGAGGTGCAGCGGCCTCCACATCTCAGCCCACCCTCGAGGTCTCGGGCACCAGCCTGGCATGGCCCACGTGTAGCCTCTGTGCCAGGCTGGAGTTTGGTCCCTctcccctttccagctcctcaCACTGGCTTGGGGAGGGCTGTGCCGCCAAGCCCGCATGTTTGCTCAAACACACACCCTGCCCCCTCATCGGTCCGTGAGCTCTCTGGGGCCAGAGGCCTTATCCAGCTCTCTTCTGCACACCCAGTGCCCAGAACATGGCAGGCACACCCTGGGTCTCCAAGGCAGCTGGGTAAGGGAGGAGTGGGCGGGGGGGTTCTGGTCCTGACTACGCCTCTCCCATCTGCACGGGGTCCTGCAAGGCAGCAGGAGATGTGGGTGTGAATGACGGAAACCTAACTTTTCCCAGGATGGTGACTCTGATAGAAAGTTAGTCCcgcatggccgggcacagtggctcacgcctgtaatcccagcacttttggggaccaaggcgggtggatcgcttgagctcaggagtttgagaccagcctgggcaacatggcaaaaccccatttcttcctttttttcttgagacgttGTTttgttcctgttgcccaggctggagtgcaatggtatgatcttggctcactgcaacctccgcctcccaggttcaagtgattctccggtctcagcctcccgagtagctgggattacagacacccactaccatgcccagctactttttgtattttttagtagagatgaggtttcaccatgttgaccaggctggtcctgaactcctgacctcaggtgatccacccacctcagcctcccaaagtgctggaattacaggcgtgagccactgtgcccggccggcaATACCCCATTTCtattagaaacacaaaaattagcctggtgcagtggcatgcacctgtggtcccggctactcaggagcctgaggcaggaggattgcttgagcctgggaggcagaggttccactgagcccagattgcgccactgcactccaggctgggcaacacagcaaaactttgtctcaaaaaaaaaaaagatcccttgccgggcacggtggctcacacctgtaatcccagcactttgggaagctggggcggggggggatcagttgaggtcaggagttcaagaccagcctagccaacatggtgaaaccctgtctctactaaaaatacaaaaattagcagggcgtggtggcatgcacctgtaatcccagctactcgggaggctgaagcaggaggatcgcttgaacccaggaggcggaggttgcagtgagctgagattcgcgccactgcactccagcctgggcgacagagcaagactccatctcaaaaaaaaaaaaaaaaaaaaaaaaaaaagtcccgcGTGTGTGATACGCCAGGCGGTGCACCCAACTGACAAGTCAGGCACGTCCTGGTGCTCACAGACCCCTGCTCTGAAGTTTGTTTGAGGGCTCCCCCTGGGGGCAGCCAAGAGTATCGCGTTGGTGCCACTCCGGCCCAGCTTCCTGGTGAGGGAGTAGGTGCACCTCCCCAGGCTACAGAAGTGGGTACAGGTGTGGAGGAAGGCATCCTCCTTCGGCCTCCAGCTGTAGCCCCAGCACCAGGCACATCCTTAGAGGCCATGCCCCTGGCACCTGGCCACAGGAGTCAGGGAGTGATGCAAGAATTGGGCCCAGGTAGGCACGGCAGAGAGCCTGGCTCCAGGCAGGCCCGAAttcgcactccagcctgcggtGCTGAGCGGCTGGCAGCTCTGGGGCAAGACAGTGGAAGAGCACACAGCCCTTCAGGAGGTGGGAGCAGAGAGGGTACAGACAGAGGGAGGCCATAGAGGAAGTCCCAGGACACCTGGGCCCGGTCTGTACAGTTGAGTCCATAGAGCAGCTCCTGGGTCCCCAGATAGCAGCGTGCTGGGTGATGAGCTAGATGGCCTCTAGGTGGGGGTGGTGGCTCTGCCCCTCCAGGGCCCTGAGCCAGCAGGCCACACCTCCAGGGCCACAGCCAGCCTGGAGCAAACACGCAGTCCCAGGTGGGAACAAGGAAAGAGGCCCTGAACATCTGGGCTGGGGGCTTGGAAGGCTGTGTGTGTTGGCAGGCTTTCTGGGAGTTGGGGTGACCTCAGAGCTCCAGATTTGACACCCCAAAAGCCAGCTGTGTCAATCAAATATGTCACGCCATTTGTCTGGCCCTCCGTTTGCCTGTGAGAGGGTGACAGCTACAGCCCTAGCCATGTGGCCTTCAGGGAGATGTGGTACGTGAGCCAGTGCCGCATGGGGCATCAGAGCAGAGCAGGGGTGGACCACAGGCTTAGGCCTCCAAACCCCAGGCCCGGCCACAGCGTGCAATcccatggctgatttcaaactgCATGGCCACATGGATGACGCTGACCCTGCATTTGGAGCCAGATACCCTCTGAAGGTTCCCTCACCATAGAACTAGGGGTCCCCCAGCCTGGTGTGGCTGCTGGATCAGATCACCAGGGAGGCCAGGGCCGCCGTGGCTCCAAACACCAGCTGTAGGGCTGGAGAATATGGCTGAGGTGGGGGAGCAGTACAGGGAGGGTGGCAGAGCAGCAGGCAGCACAGGGACCGGCAGGAGCCACCGGTGGGCAGGCCTCCCCTGGCAGAACGGGTGCACAGGCCGAATGGGCTGTGGGGCCTGGGGCCCCTCTGGGAGCTTggccccccaaccccagccatAATACAGGTCCTGTTCCCAAGGCAGGCACTGGGTTGGGGGAGACAGGGGACCATTCAGCAATCTCCCATCACTGCCAACTGGACCGGAAGGCAGGAGAGGAGTGTGCCAGCCATCCCCAGGGACTACGGCCTATGTCCCTCCATGGCATCTGCCATAGTACAGCCCCACTGGGGTGCAGGAGATCCACCCACGCCCCTGCCCATCTTGGCAACAGGGCCAGGTCCTCTTGGGCCACCAGCAGCAGCccccgcctgcctaggcctcagTGGGGTCAGTGGGCCCAGCCCCCCTGGCTAAGCTGTCACACTGAGAAGGGGGACCCTTTCTTTGAGAAGGAAGCACTTCTGCCTGAGCAGCCACAGACAGGAGGCTGAGGGCCCAGGTGTCCCCAGGTGCGGAAAGGGTATTGGAGATGGAGAGCCCAAGCTCAGGCTTGGTACAGGTTGGGCTCCCGGTGGGTTTTCTGAGTCACCTGCCACCCCCCGGCCCTGGTGGCCTTATGCTGTGGCAGGAGAGGGTCTGGCTTGCCTCCCTAAGCAAGCCCCTGGGCTCACCGCGACAAGCATGAAGCCCTTTCCCTCCAGACCCGCCGAGGCGCCCTCCAGGATCCGGAGTCCACGAAGAGCCGCTCCCCGGTCCCGTCCCTTGTGGGAAATGCACGGGCAGCAGCTGTGGGACTGCGGTTTCTGGCCCGGGCCCGGGAGAGCTACGAGGGTGCCCGGGGGCCGTCCGGAACTCACCTGCGTCCGCGCTGGAGCTCGGTTCCAGCGCCGCGCTCTGGGACCGCTCGGGCTCCGCGGGGCAGGGCGCCGCCTCAGCCGGGGCGCACAGCTGCTCCGGGCTGCGGGCGGCGGCGCTGGGACCGGCCAGAGGGGCGCGCACGCCCAGGGGCAGGGGCTTCCTCTCCAGGACCGTCCGCGGCTCGTCGGCCGGAGCGAACACCAGgcgctgcggcggcggcggcggctgatCCCCGGGCCGGGCCGGGGCGCGCGTGGGGTCCCGGGGGCCGCCGTCGGCGCTCAGCAGGGAGGTGCGCAGGCCGGCCACGAAGCGCTCGAAGGTCAGGTAGCCGCTGGCCGGGGCCACCTGGCGCAAGCCCTCCAGCACCCCGCGGGGCAGCTCCCGCGCGTCGGTGCCCTGCCAGCGGGACTCGATCTCGCGCAGGTGCACGCAGCCGCGCCGCCGGTCGTCCAGGATGTCGAACAGGGTGCGCAGGCTCTGCAGGAAGGCGCGCGGCAGCCCCTCCGTGCTGGGCGCGGGTGCGGGGGGAGGCACGCGGCCCCGCTCGGCCATGGCGGCCCCGGCCATGGGCGCCCGGGATCGGTCCCCTCGTCCACCCGCGTGCGTCCCAGCGCGGCCCCACGGAGGGGCCGGCCCGGCGAGCTCAGCCCACGGCGACAATAGCGACTACTTTTGAATGGGGCCCTCCTCGCGGCGTCAGCCCTCATTAACATGCGCCGCGGCCATTGGCCGAGCCCGTCCCATCTGCTCTCTGATAGGCTGAGAggaggtttgattttttttttttttttcttgccgaGTGGCCCTGGGAGGCGCGCGGAGGCCCTGGGCAGGCGGAACCGGATCCCCCAGCTCCTGCTCCACTCTGGCCTCGCAGACCTTCCTTTCTGCCCCGCCCCAGCCCCACCAAACCTCCTGCCGCGGCCAGGCGCTTTCTCGGATCCAGCTGTGGCTGGCTGCCCCGGCCACCTCTCCAAGGG comes from the Homo sapiens chromosome 9, GRCh38.p14 Primary Assembly genome and includes:
- the SAPCD2 gene encoding suppressor APC domain-containing protein 2; protein product: MAGAAMAERGRVPPPAPAPSTEGLPRAFLQSLRTLFDILDDRRRGCVHLREIESRWQGTDARELPRGVLEGLRQVAPASGYLTFERFVAGLRTSLLSADGGPRDPTRAPARPGDQPPPPPQRLVFAPADEPRTVLERKPLPLGVRAPLAGPSAAARSPEQLCAPAEAAPCPAEPERSQSAALEPSSSADAGAVACRALEADSGDARRAPRARGERRRHTIASGVDCGLLKQMKELEQEKEVLLQGLEMMARGRDWYQQQLQRVQERQRRLGQSRASADFGAAGSPRPLGRLLPKVQEVARCLGELLAAACASRALPPSSSGPPCPALTSTSPPVWQQQTILMLKEQNRLLTQEVTEKSERITQLEQEKSALIKQLFEARALSQQDGGPLDSTFI
- the SAPCD2 gene encoding suppressor APC domain-containing protein 2 isoform X1, with protein sequence MAGAAMAERGRVPPPAPAPSTEGLPRAFLQSLRTLFDILDDRRRGCVHLREIESRWQGTDARELPRGVLEGLRQVAPASGYLTFERFVAGLRTSLLSADGGPRDPTRAPARPGDQPPPPPQRLVFAPADEPRTVLERKPLPLGVRAPLAGPSAAARSPEQLCAPAEAAPCPAEPERSQSAALEPSSSADAGTGPGSGSSWTPDPGGRLGGSGGKGLHACRGAVACRALEADSGDARRAPRARGERRRHTIASGVDCGLLKQMKELEQEKEVLLQGLEMMARGRDWYQQQLQRVQERQRRLGQSRASADFGAAGSPRPLGRLLPKVQEVARCLGELLAAACASRALPPSSSGPPCPALTSTSPPVWQQQTILMLKEQNRLLTQEVTEKSERITQLEQEKSALIKQLFEARALSQQDGGPLDSTFI